The Candidatus Melainabacteria bacterium RIFOXYA2_FULL_32_9 region CATCGCCATAATCTAGCAAATTCCATCTATTTCTAGCATCGCTTTCATCCCCTGCAGGAATTCTACCAAATAATTCCTTCACTTTTTCACGTATAGAGCTTGATAAAGCTCTAACCTGAGTGGTTGTTTCAGCACTACATATTACAAAGTAATCCGCCATTATAGATACATTACTGATATCAAGAATAACTATGTCTTTAGCTAATTTGTTATCCATCATTCTTGCGATAACACTTGCAAACTTATTTGAATTTATTTCAGTCAATATCTTTCTCCTTCATAGACCCAATTATAACTATCCGTATATCTTTTTTAGAATTTTCTCAACTAAAGTTCTGATTTTAACCACCATTACTCGATGTTTGTAAGTTGCTATATTGAATAAAATGCTTTCACTATTTGAGAACCAATTTTTATAGGCTTCCGAGCCTCTACCAAAGTCAAAATGCATTATCCCCCTATTAAATGATTCAGTTATCATATCAAATAACATAACTTTGCCGGGAGAAACCTTCTTGTAGTCGTGATTATAAGCTGTCATGCTATACCAGTATTTGTTGTTTGAATCCAGATATCCAAAGCCAAAAGCAGCCGTTTTATTATTAACAGGGAAATATAACCTTGATAATATAGCTGAATTTGTATTTAATAGTACATCTTTGAAGAAATTAATTAAATTAGCCTTCTTAACAAACATGCCACCATTCCATCTATAAGTATGGAAAGAGATAAATTCATCGATAAAACCCTGTTTATTTTCTACTGAATATTCAAAAGCAAAATCTTCTTTATACTGCTTTATGGCATTTTTCCTGCATCTTTTTATGTCGCTTTCAATAGTATTTTTAGTAGAAAAAGAGCCCGAAATGTA contains the following coding sequences:
- a CDS encoding ribosome silencing factor produces the protein MMDNKLAKDIVILDISNVSIMADYFVICSAETTTQVRALSSSIREKVKELFGRIPAGDESDARNRWNLLDYGDVIVHVLHREEREFYAIEKFWSHACTIDEETWMKESEDMKDQLR